In Lates calcarifer isolate ASB-BC8 linkage group LG15, TLL_Latcal_v3, whole genome shotgun sequence, one genomic interval encodes:
- the crabp2a gene encoding cellular retinoic acid-binding protein 2a, producing the protein MERKIPDFAGTWEMKSSENFEELLKALNVNVMLRKIAVAAASKPQVEITQDGETLSIRTSTTVRTTHITFTVGQEFNESTVDGRPCTSFPRWETDSKISCEQTLQKGEGPKTSWTREITNDGKLILTMRADDVICTRVYERQQ; encoded by the exons ATGGAGCGCAAAATCCCTGATTTCGCCGGCACCTGGGAGATGAAGAGCTCTGAAAACTTCGAGGAACTCTTGAAAGCGTTGA ATGTGAACGTGATGCTGCGTAAGATTGCGGTGGCAGCGGCCTCCAAGCCGCAGGTGGAGATCACACAGGATGGAGAGACTTTGTCTATTAGAACCTCAACCACAGTCCGCACCACCCACATCACCTTCACTGTGGGGCAGGAGTTCAATGAGTCCACGGTGGACGGACGTCCCTGCACG AGTTTTCCACGTTGGGAAACAGACAGTAAGATCAGCTGTGAGCAAACTCTGCAGAAAGGAGAGGGGCCTAAGACATCCTGGACCCGAGAGATCACCAATGACGGCAAGCTGATCCTG aCCATGAGAGCTGATGATGTGATTTGCACCCGAGTCTATGAACGACAACAATGA